GGCGCCGCCGGCCGGCGGACACGGAGCGGGCCGACGTGGACGTGGACCCCGAACGCTGACTGGCCGCCCCGTGGGGCGGCCAGTCGCGATGTGCCGGTGGTGGCGGGACTACCGGACCGGGTCGGTCGGGGTCTCGCTGGGCGAGGGGCTCTCGCTCGGGGTCGGCTGGTCGGTCGTGGTCGGCAGCGGAACGGGCAGGCCGGTCTCGGTCTCCGTCGGCTGCGGGTCGGTTTCGGTCTCGGTCGGGACCGGCTCGGTCTCGCTCTCGGTGCCGTCGGCCGCGCGGGCCGCGGTGGCCGCGTCCTCGAGGACCTGTTCACAGACCGCATCCTCGCCACCCAGGGCGATGACGTTGGTCGGGGCCAGACGGGTGATCTCGTCGGCGGTCACGGTCGGCAGCTCGTCGCACTGGGGAACCAGCAGGACCGGGCCACCGGTCACCGACGCGGCCGAGAGCGCGTCGGGGAAGGCGTCGGCACGGGCGAGGAAGACGTTCTCCGAGCCGTTGGGGAACTGGTATTCACTGATCGCCACCGACGTCTCGAAGCGGGTCTCCCCGCCGAGGCGCTCGGTGTTCACCTCGCCGCCGGGGAACGGCAGCGGCTGTGAGCTGGCGGTGGTTGCGCCGAACGTCCAGCCGGCAACGGCCAGGAGCAGGGCGACCAGACCACCGATCAGGAGGGGCCTCTTGGACTGCGTCATCACGTGCACCTTTCTGGAAGGAAAAGGGGTACGCGTATCGATGTATCCGCATGCCGCAGACCGAAACGCGGCCATCCGGTCCACGAACCCGTCAACGGTCGCTTGGACGACTCCTCAGGCGGTGGACCTGGTCCAGTGGGCACGGGAGCGGTCGTCGATGGGGGAGTCCAGCGCACGCCGGACCATCGCCGGGTCCGGCGAGGTCGCGTGGTGGAGGTCCCACACCTCCAGCCCCGTGACGTTGGTCGTCGGGGCTGGATCGACCACCAGGCGCTGGCCGGCGGCGAGCCGGCCGGGGGCGATGACCCGGAGGTACCAGCCCGGCCGCCGTTCCGCCGTGAACTGCTTGACCCACCCTCGCGAGGCGTCGGGTCCCACCAGCTCGCCCATGCGCGCGGCGAACGTGACACACGGAATGCGCGGCGCCGCCACCTCGAGGACCACCCCGTCGACGGCGAACCGGTCCCCGATGCGGATCGGGTCGTGGGGCCACCGATCGACCGTGACGTTCTCGCCGAACGCGCCGTTGGGCAGCTCGGCGTCGAGCTGGGACTCGAAGACCTCGTAGTCGCTCCGCGCGTAGGCGTACACGGCCTGACCCGGCCCGCCATGGTGCTCGGTGGCGA
This genomic window from Euzebya rosea contains:
- a CDS encoding MOSC domain-containing protein produces the protein MQIISVQTGRARDVISGRTVIHTGIDKQLVPAIDVQHDGVQGDDIVATEHHGGPGQAVYAYARSDYEVFESQLDAELPNGAFGENVTVDRWPHDPIRIGDRFAVDGVVLEVAAPRIPCVTFAARMGELVGPDASRGWVKQFTAERRPGWYLRVIAPGRLAAGQRLVVDPAPTTNVTGLEVWDLHHATSPDPAMVRRALDSPIDDRSRAHWTRSTA
- a CDS encoding cell wall-binding repeat-containing protein, which codes for MTQSKRPLLIGGLVALLLAVAGWTFGATTASSQPLPFPGGEVNTERLGGETRFETSVAISEYQFPNGSENVFLARADAFPDALSAASVTGGPVLLVPQCDELPTVTADEITRLAPTNVIALGGEDAVCEQVLEDAATAARAADGTESETEPVPTETETDPQPTETETGLPVPLPTTTDQPTPSESPSPSETPTDPVR